The Bradyrhizobium betae genomic interval CCAGCGCAACCAGCATCGACAAAATCAAGGCTGCCCTGATCGAAGCGGGGGCCTCGGTGCGCTCCACGGCCCTCGTCGGCAGCCACGCAACGCGCTATACGGTGCCCCCGACCGGGCCGAAATCGTAAATCGCGAACCTAGCCTGCCATTCCGGAGTTGAAGATGTCCCGCCCCGTGCCGAATCCCGGCATTCTCGATATTGCGCCCTACACGCCCGGCAAGAGCCCGGTCGCCGAGCCGGGCCGCAAGGTGTTCAAGCTTTCGGCCAACGAGACGCCGTTCGGGCCCTCGCCGAAGGCGATCGAGGCCTTCAAGAGCGTGGCGGATCATCTGGAAGATTATCCGGAAGGCACCTCGCGCGTGCTGCGCGAAGCGATCGGCCGCAGCTTCGGCCTCGATCCCAACCGCATCATCTGCGGCGCCGGTTCGGACGAGATCCTGAACCTGCTCGCCCACACCTATCTCAGCCATGGAGACGAGGCGATCTCCACCACGCACGGCTTCCTGGTCTATCCGATCGCGACCATGGCGGTCGGTGCTAAAAACGTCGTTGCCGCCGAGAAGAACCTCACCACCGACGTCGACGCCATCCTCAAGGCGGTGACGCCGAAGACAAAGCTGGTCTGGCTCGCCAACCCCAACAATCCGACCGGGACCTATATTCCGTTCGACGAGGTCAAGCGCCTGCGCGCCGGCCTGCCGTCGCACGTGCTGCTGGTACTGGACGCCGCCTATTCCGACTACGTCTCGCGCAACGATTACGAGATGGGGATCGAGCTCGTCGCCACCACCGAGAACACCGTGGTGACGCACACTTTCTCCAAGATCCACGGCCTCGCGGCGCTGCGAATCGGCTGGATGTTCGGCCCGGAGCACATCATCGACGCCGTCAACCGCATCCGCGGTCCGTTCAACGTGTCGACCCCGGCGATGTACGCCGCCGTTGCCGCGATCGAGGACACCGCGCACCAGGCGATGTCGAAGCAGTTCACCGAGACCTGGCGCAATTGGCTGGCCGAGGAGATCACCAAGCTCGGGCTGAAGGTGACGCCGGGCGTTGCGAACTTCGTGCTGATCCACTTCCCGGAAACGGGCAAGACCTCGGACGCGGCCGACGCCTATCTCACCAGGCGCGGCCTCGTGCTGCGCGGGCTGAAGAATTACGGCCTGCATCATGCGCTGCGCATGACCATCGGCACCGAAGAGGCCAATCGTCTCGTCGTCGAAGGCCTGCGCGACTTCATGGCCGGCAAATGAGCGTCCAGCCGCACTTCCAGCGCGTCGCGCTGATCGGCTTCGGCCTGATCGGCGGCTCGATCGCGCGCGCTGCGAAGCTCCAGGGGCTGGCCGGCGAGATCGTCACCACCGCGCGCTCGGAGAAGACGCGCGCGCGGGTGCTGGAGCTCGGCATCGTCGACCAGGTCGTGGCGACCAATGCGGAGGCCGTGAAGGACGCCGATCTCGTCATCCTCTGCATTCCCGTCGGTGCCTGCGGGCCGGTGGCGCAGGAGATCGCTGATTATCTCAAGCCGGGCGCGATCGTCTCCGACGTCGGCTCGGTCAAGGGAGCGATCGTCAGGGATATGGCGCCGCATCTGCCGAAGAGCGTTCATTTCGTGCCGGCCCACCCCGTCGCGGGCACCGAGCATTCGGGGCCGGATTCCGGCTTCGCCGAGCTCTTCATCAACCGCTGGTGCATCCTGACGCCGCCGGAAGGCGTCGATCCGGCGGCCACCGATCGCCTGCGTGCATTCTGGGCCGCGATGGGCGCCAAGGTCGAGGTGATGGGCCCGGATCATCATGATCTCGTGCTCGCGATCACCAGCCATTTGCCGCATCTGATCGCCTACACCATCGTCGGCACTGCCGACGAATTGGCGCAGGTGACGGAGTCCGAGGTCATCAAGTTCTCCGCCGGCGGCTTTCGCGACTTCACCCGCATCGCGGCCTCCGATCCGACGATGTGGCGCGACGTCTTCCTCGCCAACAAGGAGGCCGTGCTGGAGATGCTCGGCACCTTCACCGAGGATCTGGCAAAGCTCACCCGCGCCATCCGCCGCGGCGACGGCGAGGCGCTGTTCGACCACTTCACCCGCACCCGCGCCATCCGCCGCGGCATCGTCGAGATCGGCCAGGATTCGGCCGCGGCGGATTTCGGCCGCCAGCATGGGCAGCTCGGCAAGAAGCCGTAGCGGCTTCATCGCTAGAACGGATAGTAGCGGATCTGCGTCATGACGACGTTGTCGTCGGTCTTCGGCGCGCCACCGACGCCGGCGAAAGCGAACCGCTGCGTGTAGGAATACTGCACGCCGGCTTTCAGCGTGCCGTAATTGCCCTGGTAGATGGTGTCGTATATCCCCGCCGTGATCTGGCGGACCTCCCTTGTGTTGCCGTTGCACGTCGCGGCCGGCGAGCTCTCGATGCCGCAGCCGGTGTTGTTGTAGAGCGGATTGCCATAGCCGAACGGCACCGTGCCGACATTGGCGAAATTGGCCTTGGCTTTTTCGAGACCTGCGTAGCTGTAGACCTCGAGGCTCGGCGTCGCATGCCAGATCAGGCCGACCGCCGCCGCCGTGATCGTCAGCGGCAGGATGGTGCCGTCCTGTGCGACCGCCGCGTCCGGGAATGGCGTCGCCGTGAAGCGGCCGAGCACGCCGCGCGAGCCATAGAGCTGAAGGTCGAGCGTTTTCGGAATCAGCTCGGCGTAGATGTGGCCGCCGAAACTTCCGGTGTCGTAGGTGTGATTGGCGTTGTTGAAGCGGTCGAACAGCTGGCGATAGAGCGCCCAGGCCTCGACATGCAGCTTGTAAGGCCCGAGCCGAGGGTCCCACGCCGCCTTCACCGTGACGTCAGGCACCTGGTTCAAGCTGACATTGTTGAGGTTGTTGAAGAAGCTGCCGCCCGGCCCGGTCAAATTGACCTGCAAATTCGGGTTGAGCACGCCCTGCGGTCCGGCGGCGGGGGTGCCGACGGAGGGCACGTTGCCGCCGAAGAACGCGGTCTGTGCATTCTCGACGGACGCGGCGAGCTTGAACTCGGGTCCGATGTCCTGCCAGACGCGCAAGCCCGGCTGCCGCGCGGCCAGAAATCCCGGAACGGATTCGAAATCGATTACGCCGGGCGCGTCGACGCCGCGAGGATCGATGCCGGACCTGGTCGGCGCGTTCAGCGACCAGGATTGTCCGGCGAGGAAATTTAGACCGAGATCGCTGCGATCGACCTCCAGGCTGAGCTGCCGCATGCGCGGATTGAACGAGTTGGTTGCAACCGAGCTCGCCGTCTGCGCCGCGCCTTCGAAGTCGATCTCGCCGTAGCCGGCCAGATGCGTGTCGGCATCGGCGTTGCCTTCCGCCAGCACCGAGAACCTGCTCTGGCGCGCGGAGAAGCGCGTTTCCGGAATGTTGAAGTTGCGGCTCTGCTGATAGGGGATGAAGTTGTAGACCGAGCCGGTGTCGGACGCGAGATTGCGCGAGCGGTAGATGCCGGTGAGATCGACCCAGCCGCCGAATGTCAGCGTGACGCCCTTGTAGCAGACCTTGCCAGCCGCGCATGGATCGGCGGCGAGCGTCTTGTAGCTTGCCGGCAGCTGGATTGACCTCGTCTGCGCTTCAACCTGCCGCTTCTTGCGTGCCTCCTGGTCCACGCGCTGCTGCAGTTCTTTCAGCTTCGCCTTCAGCGACTGGATTTCGGCTCCGACATTGTCGTCGGCACGCGCCTCTCCTGAACAGGCAGCGAGCATTCCGAGCATCAGTCCGCAATTGATGATCCGCACGTAGACCTCCCTCCACTTGGGAAACCCGCGCCGGCTGCGGCGCCTGCATGCTTCCCTGGTGTGGAGTGATTGGGGGCCGGCTGCGATTATTCTCGGCGGGCTGCATCTTCCGCATCACGTTTTCCTGACGGTCATGCTCGGAATAATTTCACGAGATCGCCGATCCGCACGTGCGATTGTCGCCATTGTCCGAGGTCGCGCGCATTGGGCCCGGCCGGGGCATGACCGAGCCCAACGACGCGACGTGCAAGTGGTGGACGGCATTTATTTGCCCTTGGTCGCGCGCATCACCGTGGGGCGCGGTGATTTCGGTGCGGGCACGGACGCCATCGTGTCCCGCGTTGCCGGGCTCGCAAGGCTGCGATCGCCGTTCGGATACATCGAGGCGTAGGCGGCCGGCTCCTGCGACTGCCATTGCCACTGCGCGAACGCGGGCGTTGCGAGCGCGGACGAGACCGCAATGGCGGCAACGAACAGTTTCGACTTGGTCATGATATCTCTCCTGCCTGGGCGAACCGCATCATCGTGCGGCCGACATGGAGAGAGAGCGGACCTTGCGGCTCCGCATTCCCGGCGTGCAATCACGATCCAGCGAAGAGATCGTGACGAGGGTTCTTCGCGCGAACGATGGAGAACCTAATACAACGGCGGGATCTGGCCGACCTTGACCGGGCCGAGCAGCACGGCGCCGTCGACGAATTTCAGCGGGAAGCTGCGGGCCTTCTTGCCTTCCAGCGTGCTTTCGGTGCCGATCGAATTGATGCCGGCGGCAAGTCCGGCATTGGCGTTCTGCTTGATGAGCTTGCCGAGACCAGGCACCGCGCGGTCGAGCGCGCCAAAGAGATTGTTGAGGTCCTGCGACTTCACGCCGGGCGCGACGCGGTCGAGCGTTGCCTGCGGCACGCCCTCTTCCAGCATCTTCTCGATACCGAGCGCCGGGATCACGCGCTCGAGGCCCGTCACCGTCATCTGCAGCTCGCCGTCGAGTCGGCCATTGGCCGAGAGTCCGAGCGTGCCAGCCGCGACCGCGATCATCTCGCCCTGCTGGATCCGCGACTGCACGATCTCGATATGGCCGCCGGCGGCCTGGATCTCGCGGAAGCGCTGCGGCCAGGGCTTTGGCGTGAGGTCGGAGAGGCCGGTGATCTTCGCGCGCGTGTCGGCTTCGAACGGCTCGGCCAGCAAGGGATGAACACCCTGGATGCTACCCTGCGCGATATGGGCCACGGTCTCGATCACGGGATGATCGGCCGGCGATCCGTCGGCGAGACGTCCGTGCAATTCGACCTGCTTGGCGCGCGCGAGCGGTACCTGCACGCTGCCGTCGAGACGGTTGAGGCTGGGATCGTCGAACACGATGGAGGCGCGGTCCGGGATTGCCGGCAGGCCGACCACGCTGCTGCGGCCCTTGCTCCAGTTCATCACGAAGGTGTTTTGCGTGACGCCGTCGGTCAGCGTCGCCGGCGCGGAGAATTCGGCGATGACGAGCTTGGGATCGTAGACCTGGGCGACGACCAGGATGTTGTCGAGCCTGGCCGTGAACGGCGTCTTG includes:
- the hisC gene encoding histidinol-phosphate transaminase, giving the protein MSRPVPNPGILDIAPYTPGKSPVAEPGRKVFKLSANETPFGPSPKAIEAFKSVADHLEDYPEGTSRVLREAIGRSFGLDPNRIICGAGSDEILNLLAHTYLSHGDEAISTTHGFLVYPIATMAVGAKNVVAAEKNLTTDVDAILKAVTPKTKLVWLANPNNPTGTYIPFDEVKRLRAGLPSHVLLVLDAAYSDYVSRNDYEMGIELVATTENTVVTHTFSKIHGLAALRIGWMFGPEHIIDAVNRIRGPFNVSTPAMYAAVAAIEDTAHQAMSKQFTETWRNWLAEEITKLGLKVTPGVANFVLIHFPETGKTSDAADAYLTRRGLVLRGLKNYGLHHALRMTIGTEEANRLVVEGLRDFMAGK
- a CDS encoding prephenate/arogenate dehydrogenase family protein — encoded protein: MSVQPHFQRVALIGFGLIGGSIARAAKLQGLAGEIVTTARSEKTRARVLELGIVDQVVATNAEAVKDADLVILCIPVGACGPVAQEIADYLKPGAIVSDVGSVKGAIVRDMAPHLPKSVHFVPAHPVAGTEHSGPDSGFAELFINRWCILTPPEGVDPAATDRLRAFWAAMGAKVEVMGPDHHDLVLAITSHLPHLIAYTIVGTADELAQVTESEVIKFSAGGFRDFTRIAASDPTMWRDVFLANKEAVLEMLGTFTEDLAKLTRAIRRGDGEALFDHFTRTRAIRRGIVEIGQDSAAADFGRQHGQLGKKP
- a CDS encoding DUF2125 domain-containing protein, with product MSDMTVAAGRRSRWGLFIAPVLLLILAVAWSCFWFYAASQAEVAADAWRAQEAKAGRIYDCAKRSIAGFPFRFEVQCSGASVALVSQNASKTPFTARLDNILVVAQVYDPKLVIAEFSAPATLTDGVTQNTFVMNWSKGRSSVVGLPAIPDRASIVFDDPSLNRLDGSVQVPLARAKQVELHGRLADGSPADHPVIETVAHIAQGSIQGVHPLLAEPFEADTRAKITGLSDLTPKPWPQRFREIQAAGGHIEIVQSRIQQGEMIAVAAGTLGLSANGRLDGELQMTVTGLERVIPALGIEKMLEEGVPQATLDRVAPGVKSQDLNNLFGALDRAVPGLGKLIKQNANAGLAAGINSIGTESTLEGKKARSFPLKFVDGAVLLGPVKVGQIPPLY